From a region of the Salinispira pacifica genome:
- a CDS encoding response regulator translates to MAKESILCVEDEPDILELIRYNLEREGYTVFTADTGEKGLSMAASHHPALILLDLMLPGLDGLEVCRRLKKDHMLSHIPVIMLTAKTEDSDIITGLEVGADDYLSKPFSPKVLIARIRSVLRRVRGEVETLSQEDRIKIHDILIDVSRHEVFMGAEAIDLSATEFAILEFLARSPGWVFSRNKIIDAVKGKDYPVTERSVDVQILGLRKKLGTHGDYIETVRGVGYRMKPQEE, encoded by the coding sequence GTGGCCAAGGAGAGCATACTGTGCGTTGAAGATGAACCGGATATTCTGGAGCTGATCCGGTACAATCTGGAACGGGAAGGATACACTGTTTTTACCGCAGATACCGGCGAAAAAGGCCTCTCCATGGCAGCTTCCCATCACCCGGCACTGATCCTCCTGGACTTGATGCTGCCGGGACTGGACGGCCTGGAAGTATGCCGGCGGCTGAAAAAGGATCATATGCTCTCGCATATTCCTGTGATTATGCTCACTGCAAAAACCGAAGATTCTGATATAATCACCGGTCTGGAGGTGGGAGCCGACGATTACCTCAGCAAACCGTTCTCACCGAAAGTACTTATTGCCCGAATCCGATCTGTTTTACGACGGGTCCGGGGTGAGGTTGAAACCCTCAGCCAGGAGGACCGGATAAAGATTCATGATATTCTGATAGATGTAAGCCGTCATGAAGTTTTTATGGGTGCTGAAGCAATCGACCTTTCGGCCACAGAATTCGCAATCCTGGAATTCCTGGCACGCAGCCCCGGCTGGGTGTTCTCCAGAAATAAAATCATCGATGCGGTAAAGGGAAAGGATTATCCTGTCACCGAACGCTCGGTTGACGTTCAGATTCTCGGTCTGAGAAAAAAGTTGGGTACCCACGGGGATTACATAGAGACGGTCCGGGGCGTGGGATACCGGATGAAGCCCCAGGAAGAGTAA